Proteins co-encoded in one Spirosoma endbachense genomic window:
- a CDS encoding TolC family protein, whose amino-acid sequence MANDTVYLDIDQDIAVQLIPFDELVKIAITNSPLIKYQNEVANSLDASYQGTKSQILQNLGGSANYSGGNQSILSSGGTVTNRDPIGQIANGYRVGVDLRVSLYDLFGRKHQIRQAYSNYRAAVIQKETIEQQIKRELIVLYQDMITSQQILKFRLIEEQASLAAFRVAELEVQKGKITAEYLASATSRYIETKATTEQVKGEFLKNVHIFETMMGLPIQRLKRN is encoded by the coding sequence TTGGCTAATGATACGGTATATCTTGACATCGATCAGGATATTGCCGTTCAACTAATTCCATTCGATGAGCTGGTAAAAATAGCGATCACCAATTCACCGCTGATTAAATATCAAAATGAGGTTGCTAATTCGCTGGATGCATCCTATCAGGGTACTAAATCGCAGATTCTCCAAAATCTTGGTGGTTCTGCCAATTACTCAGGTGGCAACCAGTCGATTCTTTCATCGGGAGGAACAGTGACCAACCGTGATCCAATAGGTCAAATTGCTAATGGATATCGGGTTGGAGTCGATCTGCGCGTATCGCTCTATGACCTGTTTGGGCGCAAACACCAGATTCGGCAGGCTTATTCGAATTATCGGGCTGCTGTAATACAAAAAGAAACAATTGAACAGCAAATAAAGCGGGAGCTGATCGTCTTGTATCAGGATATGATCACGTCGCAGCAAATATTAAAATTTCGACTTATTGAAGAACAGGCTTCACTGGCCGCTTTTCGAGTTGCAGAACTTGAGGTGCAGAAAGGGAAAATAACCGCTGAGTATTTAGCTAGTGCCACCAGCCGCTATATTGAAACGAAAGCGACAACTGAGCAGGTTAAAGGAGAATTTCTGAAAAATGTTCACATCTTCGAAACGATGATGGGCCTGCCCATTCAACGGTTGAAGCGTAACTGA
- a CDS encoding GumC family protein: protein MTVEVFLRLLKQHILWFILIPCVTAGTAFYVTRNEPKVYKSQATLYTGLVSRYSLLSDKQGGVVDRSASAIDNILTTLSSKETLLQIGIDLLTDHLRLQQPDSLVLSAAGFQQLRQSIPPTWQNALFVNSDSTDLHKLIDSLAKSPYDNPIKALLIKPGSHYSIQLLGEKLKASARKNTNDVLTMEFESSDPAVAQKTLVYAIKALNYRYSNLKTSETNSVVNYYEDKLKKAKQALDQAEANLRAFNTNNKVLNYDEEARNVATSREELIKAYNEELMRKDAAKASLDALNRRTTQQGTLNAAQADLNEKQKKLTEAENKLANARAYGQPKHVITKLQEGIAKASEDLKISAQKYDAATNTSDGVPAQAMATDRLAKSLEYDESVARLELYKKRISEYQVKTNEYTPLGSQLRQLERGLSVAEKEYLDLLQQVEQSQTRRQDIAIGGTLEIMDAPDYPLTPQVSKRTQMIAIGAGAGIFIALLLMALRFWLDNRIHSPEQAEQQVGMPVSALFPTVSKPNVFSKATLASRNMFEQLFNAVNIEISQATSKPFPPLVTLFSIGSKQGKTWVANGLNQLYAEADQKVAYCYPRVTGKEQKELIGGITLFPYTVRPDFMNVTGVDYLIDYNHGFDASQFDRIVLELPPLLTNQIPVYLLKNSVLSLLVVDANSAWARAEKQLLSLYVRVTNQPILLILNRVEGNYIDVPGRADVRQVPVGAERSVLSQRNMP from the coding sequence ATGACAGTCGAAGTATTTCTGCGGCTTCTGAAACAGCATATACTCTGGTTCATTCTTATTCCCTGTGTAACAGCTGGAACAGCTTTTTATGTTACACGGAATGAGCCTAAAGTTTATAAATCCCAGGCAACTTTATATACAGGCCTGGTTTCTCGCTATTCCTTACTGTCTGATAAACAGGGCGGTGTCGTTGACCGGTCGGCTAGTGCAATTGACAACATTCTAACGACACTGAGCTCGAAGGAAACCTTGCTCCAGATAGGAATAGACTTGCTGACCGATCATTTACGGCTTCAGCAACCAGATAGTTTAGTCTTGTCGGCGGCTGGTTTTCAACAGCTTCGGCAGTCAATTCCACCTACCTGGCAGAACGCTCTGTTTGTCAATAGTGATTCAACCGACTTACACAAGCTCATCGACAGTCTGGCAAAAAGCCCGTATGATAACCCCATAAAAGCGTTGCTGATCAAACCGGGGTCTCATTATTCAATTCAGTTGTTAGGCGAAAAGCTGAAAGCGTCGGCCCGTAAAAATACAAACGACGTGCTGACGATGGAGTTTGAATCCAGCGATCCGGCGGTAGCGCAAAAAACCCTCGTTTACGCCATCAAAGCGTTGAATTACCGGTATTCTAATCTGAAAACATCTGAAACGAACTCGGTAGTTAATTATTACGAAGATAAACTGAAGAAAGCGAAGCAGGCACTCGATCAGGCTGAAGCAAATTTACGGGCTTTCAACACCAATAATAAGGTGTTAAATTATGACGAAGAAGCCCGCAACGTAGCCACCTCCCGCGAAGAACTTATTAAGGCGTATAATGAGGAATTGATGCGGAAAGATGCCGCAAAAGCGTCACTCGATGCACTCAATCGCCGAACAACTCAGCAGGGAACATTAAATGCCGCCCAGGCTGATCTGAACGAAAAACAGAAAAAACTAACTGAGGCTGAAAATAAGCTGGCTAATGCGCGAGCCTATGGCCAACCCAAACATGTCATTACCAAGTTACAGGAAGGCATTGCGAAAGCATCGGAGGATCTGAAAATCAGCGCTCAAAAATACGATGCTGCCACCAACACATCCGATGGCGTTCCGGCACAGGCAATGGCTACTGATCGATTAGCCAAATCACTGGAGTATGACGAATCTGTTGCCCGTCTGGAATTGTATAAAAAACGGATCAGTGAGTACCAGGTTAAAACGAATGAATACACGCCATTAGGATCTCAACTCCGGCAGCTGGAACGCGGTCTGAGCGTTGCCGAAAAAGAATACCTCGACTTATTACAACAGGTAGAACAATCTCAGACCCGTCGTCAGGATATTGCCATTGGCGGTACGCTGGAGATCATGGACGCGCCCGACTACCCATTGACCCCCCAGGTATCGAAACGGACGCAGATGATTGCTATTGGCGCTGGCGCCGGCATTTTTATCGCCTTGCTGCTGATGGCCCTACGCTTCTGGCTTGATAATCGGATTCATTCGCCAGAGCAGGCTGAACAACAGGTTGGCATGCCGGTTTCGGCCTTGTTTCCGACCGTTTCCAAACCGAACGTTTTTTCAAAAGCGACGCTGGCTAGCCGGAATATGTTCGAGCAGCTTTTCAATGCAGTTAATATTGAAATTTCGCAGGCTACCTCTAAACCGTTCCCACCCCTTGTTACCCTTTTCAGCATCGGGTCGAAACAGGGCAAAACCTGGGTGGCAAATGGATTGAATCAACTATATGCCGAAGCCGATCAGAAGGTGGCATACTGTTATCCACGCGTAACCGGAAAAGAGCAAAAAGAATTGATTGGTGGAATTACACTCTTTCCGTATACGGTTCGCCCAGATTTTATGAACGTTACGGGCGTAGATTACCTGATTGACTATAATCATGGATTTGATGCGTCTCAGTTCGATCGGATTGTGCTTGAATTACCACCGCTTCTGACGAATCAGATACCAGTCTATCTACTCAAAAACAGCGTTCTATCGTTATTGGTAGTTGATGCCAATAGTGCCTGGGCACGCGCCGAGAAGCAATTATTGAGTCTATATGTACGGGTAACCAACCAGCCTATTCTCCTCATTTTGAATCGTGTTGAAGGGAATTACATCGATGTTCCCGGCCGGGCAGATGTTAGACAGGTACCTGTTGGAGCGGAGCGTTCGGTGCTGTCTCAGCGCAACATGCCCTAG
- a CDS encoding polyketide synthase: MENKGLVISQFVHQLVEKTASTHPDTIALIFGGDKLTYRQLNEQAETVCQTILSIDPEATLIGVSSTRSLDMVIGVLAVLKAGKAYLPLDPTYPAQRLQQISVDSGIKTCLATAHDAPVFEGIGLQVISAGKASGIIPQSASLQTSTAYVLYTSGSTGKPKGVSMGHGPLMNLLQWQATNSEAAVGTRTLQLAPLSFDVSFQEIFATLSTGGTLILIDEELRLDLTALLAFIDEQSVNRLFLPFVALQYLAEAAVSTQRFPSALREIMTAGEQLKITPQLTSFFTALPNCVLFNQYGPTECHVVSQLKLDGNPAEWPLLPSIGKAIDNVSLFIADENLALLPDGESGELLIAGDCLAEGYLHQEALTNEKFIELAMPEQGITRIYRTGDLARYLPDGTIEFLGRRDDQVKIRGHRVELGELEVIINQLQGIKQAVVVAREGIGGQKQLIAYLVSSGETKENVGIRKELEQRLPDYMMPSAFVWMDDFPKTSSGKVDKKKLPAPEQKRPELAVTYRKPKTQLEQTIANVWATLLQLDKVGLDDNFFELGGNSLLAQKIVAALKQEQQTLPVTKLYQYPTIAGITRYLQPQALVQAGSEVTKPLPQKGIPSTHQADVAIIGMTGRFPGATTIDEFWDLLKQGRETTRFFTDEELDVNIPARLKNDSLYVKARGVIDNADQFDAQFFGLAPTVAQLMDPQQRVFLEIAWEALEQTGYLPQQYSGRVGVFAGCGNNTYYLNNVLTNTELVDQVGRFQVMTLNEKDYIASRTAYQLNLKGPAVSVYSACSTSLLAITQAVQSIRIGQCDVALAGGATITAPINSGHLYQEGAMLSKDGHCRSFDAQGEGTVFSDGAGVVLLKNLDAARRDGDTIYGVIKGVGVNNDGAGKGSFTAPNAEGQAAAIAMAIQDAQIEPTTISYVEAHGTATPLGDPIEIEGLTIGFGEQIEKQYCAIGSVKSNMGHLTAAAGVAGLIKTTLALYHRQIPASLHFSTANTAINFAETPFFVNTKLTEWKPTGVREMNPRRAGVSSFGVGGTNVHVVLEEFIQEEPQTTAGRPLQLITWSAKSLISRETYADRLAEKLRQKAPLSLPDTAFTLQTTRPDFKHRRFAVAATSTELLEKLTATTVTPSTIKTVKEAPGEVVFMFPGQGAQFLNMGRMLYDHETVYRQAVDDCADLLKAHMEVDIRQVIYPQALDVDAEQRLKNTRYTQPALFVTEYALAKLWMSWGIEPSIFCGHSIGEFVAAHLAGVFTLADALMLIATRGQLVSEQPRGSMLSVRMPAETLQAMLPSSLSVAAINSHKLCVVAGPDEHIADFARLLDEQEILNQPLETSHAFHSSMMDPVIGAFEELVKKVALNRPQKPLVSTVTGSWLSDAQATDTSYWANHLRATVRFADAITTIVELENPLLLEVGPGHVTATLARQQTNNKPITVLAGLVNNADELVAYQSVLTTLGQLYLNGLEPDWAGFYADQSRKRLNLPTYAFDRKRCWVDPVRLSVASIQTNTTPDIATSSTPIAQPAMRKDTLINKINTLLEDASGIDMEGVTPDMSFLEIGLDSLLLTQVALTLKKEFNVPVTFRQLTSEYATPELLANYLDRTLPISDAPVPAPQPIASSVQPEQTYVAPVASYGGVPVAANDSALGLIAQQLQLLAKQVALLQGTNPEVVIPSAPVVQAVVTTNTNRSAEAIPMPKAETTSLKVATIDTADLTPEEKIELKKPFGATARIERQASELTNEQQFFLERLTRRYNQKTKNSKAYAQQHRSHMADPRVVSGFRPLTKEIVYPLVVNRSKGSHLWDIDGNEYIDALNGFGSNMFGYQPDLIKQALHDQIENGYEVGPQHELAGEVSQLICELTGTDRAALCNTGSEAVLGTMRIARTVTGRSLIVAFSGSYHGIADEVLVRGTKKLKSFPAAPGIMPESVQNMLILDYGTEESLKIIRERAHELAAVLVEPVQSRRPEFVPIEFLKQVRAITAASGTALIFDEVITGFRTHPGGAQALFGIKADLASYGKVVGAGLPIGVIAGKRAFMDALDGGFWQYGDSSVPEVGVTYFAGTFVRHPMALAAAKASLHYMKEKGPSLQQELTQKTRRLADALNVIIDRQQIPLVVAQFGSLWKIKFKEEIPYGELLFTLMREKGIHIWDGFPCFLSEAHTDEEINTIIDRFSRSINELIDAGFLDATPTLATRVQMAGVALAGDLPPVQGARLGRDQLGNPAWFIPNPERPGKYLQVKLNEI; the protein is encoded by the coding sequence ATGGAAAACAAGGGTCTTGTCATCTCGCAGTTTGTTCATCAACTAGTCGAAAAAACTGCCAGTACGCATCCTGATACCATCGCTTTAATTTTTGGCGGAGATAAACTGACTTACCGCCAGTTAAACGAACAGGCAGAAACCGTATGCCAGACTATTCTGAGTATTGATCCTGAGGCAACGTTAATCGGTGTAAGCAGTACCCGAAGCCTGGACATGGTTATTGGTGTACTAGCTGTGTTGAAGGCGGGTAAAGCCTACCTTCCGCTCGACCCAACGTATCCTGCCCAACGTTTGCAACAAATCAGCGTTGATTCAGGCATTAAAACCTGCCTGGCCACAGCTCACGATGCACCTGTATTTGAGGGCATAGGTCTTCAGGTAATTTCGGCGGGTAAAGCCTCTGGTATAATACCGCAATCGGCAAGTCTGCAAACTAGCACCGCTTATGTGCTCTATACATCAGGCTCAACCGGTAAGCCCAAAGGCGTCAGCATGGGGCACGGGCCGCTGATGAACCTGTTGCAATGGCAGGCTACTAATTCGGAGGCAGCAGTCGGTACAAGAACGTTGCAGTTGGCGCCCCTTAGCTTTGACGTTTCATTTCAGGAGATTTTTGCTACGCTCAGTACAGGTGGAACACTCATCCTGATTGATGAAGAACTTCGTCTGGATTTGACGGCCCTGTTGGCCTTTATCGACGAACAATCGGTGAACCGGCTCTTTTTGCCCTTCGTAGCACTTCAGTATCTGGCCGAAGCAGCAGTTAGTACACAGCGGTTTCCGAGCGCACTGCGTGAAATTATGACAGCGGGCGAACAGTTGAAGATTACACCTCAGCTAACCTCGTTCTTTACTGCCCTGCCCAACTGCGTTCTGTTTAACCAATATGGCCCAACCGAGTGTCATGTCGTAAGCCAGCTAAAACTGGATGGCAATCCCGCAGAATGGCCTTTATTGCCATCTATTGGCAAAGCCATCGACAACGTTAGTCTGTTCATTGCCGATGAAAATCTGGCTCTGCTACCTGACGGTGAATCGGGAGAACTTCTGATTGCTGGCGATTGCCTGGCAGAAGGATACCTGCATCAGGAAGCGTTAACGAACGAGAAGTTTATCGAACTGGCAATGCCTGAGCAAGGCATAACCCGAATTTATCGAACCGGCGATCTGGCACGTTATCTGCCTGATGGTACAATTGAATTTCTGGGACGCCGTGATGACCAGGTAAAGATTCGGGGACATCGGGTTGAGCTGGGTGAACTGGAAGTTATTATCAATCAACTACAAGGTATTAAGCAGGCCGTTGTCGTTGCCCGGGAAGGAATAGGCGGTCAGAAGCAGCTAATCGCTTATCTTGTTTCTTCTGGCGAGACGAAGGAAAACGTAGGCATTCGGAAGGAACTTGAACAGCGTTTGCCCGACTACATGATGCCGTCGGCTTTTGTCTGGATGGACGATTTCCCAAAAACCAGTAGCGGAAAGGTCGACAAGAAAAAGCTACCGGCTCCCGAGCAGAAACGCCCGGAACTGGCAGTAACCTATCGGAAGCCTAAAACCCAGCTTGAGCAAACCATTGCGAACGTATGGGCCACGCTACTACAGCTAGACAAAGTTGGTCTGGATGATAATTTCTTTGAGTTAGGCGGTAATTCGCTTTTAGCCCAGAAAATAGTTGCCGCTTTAAAACAGGAGCAACAGACCTTACCTGTAACGAAGCTATATCAATATCCAACTATTGCCGGGATCACTCGTTATTTACAACCTCAGGCACTGGTACAGGCCGGGAGCGAAGTCACGAAACCTCTGCCCCAGAAAGGAATACCGTCTACGCATCAGGCAGATGTGGCCATCATCGGGATGACTGGCCGTTTTCCGGGTGCAACGACTATTGATGAGTTCTGGGACTTATTGAAGCAGGGCCGCGAAACCACCCGCTTCTTTACGGATGAAGAATTAGACGTAAACATACCGGCCAGGCTCAAAAATGATTCACTTTATGTCAAAGCGAGAGGTGTCATTGACAATGCCGATCAGTTTGACGCCCAGTTTTTTGGATTAGCCCCCACGGTTGCGCAACTGATGGACCCGCAACAGCGCGTATTTCTGGAAATAGCCTGGGAAGCGCTGGAACAAACGGGGTATCTGCCCCAGCAATATAGCGGGCGCGTTGGCGTATTTGCAGGCTGCGGCAATAACACCTATTACCTGAACAATGTACTGACCAATACCGAATTGGTTGATCAGGTTGGTCGCTTTCAGGTAATGACACTGAATGAAAAAGATTATATAGCTTCCCGTACTGCTTACCAGCTAAATCTGAAAGGGCCTGCGGTAAGTGTTTATTCAGCCTGTTCTACATCCCTACTGGCCATAACGCAGGCTGTTCAAAGCATTCGTATCGGGCAGTGCGATGTCGCTCTGGCAGGAGGTGCAACCATAACAGCACCAATCAATAGTGGCCACCTTTATCAGGAGGGAGCCATGCTCAGTAAGGATGGCCATTGCCGATCATTCGATGCACAGGGCGAAGGAACCGTCTTCAGTGATGGTGCAGGTGTCGTTTTATTAAAAAATCTGGATGCTGCCCGGCGCGATGGCGACACGATCTATGGTGTCATAAAAGGGGTCGGTGTAAATAACGATGGGGCTGGGAAAGGCAGCTTTACTGCCCCGAATGCTGAAGGACAGGCTGCTGCTATTGCCATGGCTATTCAGGACGCCCAGATAGAGCCGACGACCATTAGCTATGTGGAAGCGCATGGAACAGCTACCCCACTTGGTGATCCAATTGAAATTGAGGGCCTGACGATAGGGTTTGGGGAACAAATCGAAAAACAGTACTGCGCAATCGGCTCGGTTAAGAGTAATATGGGTCATTTGACGGCAGCTGCTGGTGTTGCAGGGCTTATCAAAACAACCCTGGCTTTATACCACCGGCAAATTCCGGCTTCGCTCCATTTCTCGACGGCTAACACTGCCATTAATTTTGCAGAAACACCATTTTTTGTCAATACAAAACTCACAGAATGGAAGCCAACGGGTGTTCGGGAGATGAATCCGCGACGGGCTGGTGTAAGCTCATTCGGTGTAGGTGGGACTAATGTACATGTCGTTTTAGAAGAATTTATACAGGAAGAACCACAGACGACAGCCGGACGACCCCTTCAGCTGATTACCTGGTCAGCCAAGTCGCTGATAAGTCGTGAGACATATGCTGATCGGCTGGCTGAAAAACTTCGTCAGAAAGCACCGTTGAGTCTCCCTGATACTGCATTTACGCTACAGACGACCCGGCCTGATTTTAAGCACCGTCGCTTTGCCGTCGCTGCAACGAGCACTGAGCTACTCGAAAAGCTTACGGCGACTACCGTTACACCATCAACAATAAAAACGGTTAAAGAAGCTCCAGGCGAAGTTGTCTTTATGTTTCCTGGCCAGGGAGCACAGTTTCTGAACATGGGCCGTATGCTTTACGACCATGAGACTGTGTATCGGCAAGCAGTTGATGACTGTGCCGACCTCCTGAAAGCCCACATGGAAGTCGACATTCGCCAGGTCATTTATCCACAGGCTCTGGATGTAGATGCTGAGCAACGACTGAAAAACACACGTTATACACAGCCCGCGTTGTTTGTTACCGAATATGCGCTGGCAAAATTGTGGATGAGCTGGGGTATTGAACCATCCATATTCTGTGGGCATAGCATCGGCGAATTTGTGGCTGCTCATCTGGCGGGAGTTTTTACGCTTGCCGATGCCCTGATGTTAATTGCTACCCGTGGCCAACTGGTAAGCGAACAGCCCAGAGGCAGCATGCTTTCGGTACGTATGCCTGCCGAAACGTTACAGGCTATGCTGCCATCGAGCCTGTCGGTGGCAGCGATAAACAGCCATAAATTGTGCGTAGTCGCTGGCCCGGATGAACATATTGCTGATTTCGCCCGCTTGCTCGACGAACAGGAGATTCTTAACCAGCCTCTCGAAACCAGTCATGCATTCCATTCGTCAATGATGGACCCCGTGATTGGAGCCTTTGAAGAACTAGTAAAAAAAGTTGCCTTAAATCGGCCACAGAAACCACTGGTATCAACAGTAACAGGCTCATGGCTAAGTGACGCGCAAGCCACTGATACGTCTTATTGGGCCAACCATTTGCGGGCTACGGTTCGCTTTGCTGATGCAATTACCACCATTGTAGAGTTAGAAAATCCCCTTTTGCTGGAGGTTGGCCCCGGTCATGTTACAGCAACACTTGCCCGACAACAGACTAATAATAAGCCCATAACCGTATTGGCTGGTCTCGTTAATAATGCTGATGAGCTGGTTGCTTACCAGTCTGTTCTGACGACACTTGGCCAACTCTATCTGAATGGTTTAGAGCCGGATTGGGCCGGATTTTATGCTGATCAAAGCAGAAAAAGATTAAATTTACCAACGTATGCTTTCGACAGAAAGCGTTGCTGGGTCGATCCTGTCCGTTTATCAGTAGCAAGCATACAAACGAATACAACTCCTGACATAGCTACATCATCCACACCCATAGCGCAACCTGCAATGAGAAAAGACACCTTGATCAATAAGATCAACACACTATTAGAAGATGCATCCGGCATCGACATGGAAGGAGTAACGCCCGACATGAGTTTTCTGGAAATAGGTCTTGACTCGTTGCTGCTGACACAGGTTGCGCTGACTTTGAAGAAAGAGTTTAACGTACCTGTAACGTTTCGGCAACTAACGAGTGAATATGCCACTCCGGAACTACTGGCGAATTACCTGGATCGTACGCTACCGATTTCTGATGCGCCCGTTCCAGCCCCTCAGCCAATAGCCAGTTCGGTTCAACCAGAGCAAACGTACGTAGCGCCCGTAGCAAGTTATGGTGGAGTGCCTGTTGCGGCTAATGACTCGGCGCTGGGTCTGATAGCCCAACAGCTACAATTACTTGCCAAACAGGTTGCGCTTTTACAGGGAACAAATCCTGAAGTAGTAATCCCATCGGCTCCGGTAGTTCAGGCCGTCGTAACAACCAATACGAATAGATCTGCGGAGGCAATTCCTATGCCTAAAGCAGAAACGACGTCGTTAAAAGTGGCTACGATCGATACCGCTGATCTGACACCTGAAGAGAAAATAGAGCTTAAAAAACCGTTCGGAGCAACGGCTCGAATTGAGCGCCAGGCTTCGGAATTAACGAATGAGCAACAATTCTTTTTAGAAAGGCTGACTCGTCGCTATAATCAGAAAACAAAGAATAGTAAGGCCTATGCCCAGCAACACCGTTCGCATATGGCCGACCCACGAGTTGTATCCGGGTTTCGGCCACTGACGAAGGAAATTGTCTATCCACTGGTTGTTAACCGTTCGAAAGGAAGCCATTTGTGGGACATTGATGGGAATGAATACATTGATGCCCTGAATGGATTTGGCTCGAACATGTTTGGCTATCAGCCCGATCTGATCAAGCAGGCATTGCATGACCAGATCGAAAACGGCTATGAAGTAGGTCCGCAACACGAACTCGCGGGTGAAGTAAGCCAGTTGATCTGTGAATTGACGGGCACAGATCGGGCTGCTTTATGCAATACGGGCTCAGAGGCTGTATTGGGCACCATGCGAATTGCCCGTACTGTAACCGGCCGGTCGTTGATTGTGGCTTTTTCGGGCTCCTATCACGGCATTGCCGATGAAGTATTGGTTCGGGGCACTAAAAAATTAAAATCATTTCCGGCTGCTCCCGGTATTATGCCAGAGTCGGTTCAGAATATGCTCATTCTGGACTATGGCACCGAAGAGAGCCTGAAAATCATTCGTGAACGAGCTCACGAACTGGCGGCTGTATTGGTCGAACCCGTGCAAAGCCGTCGTCCGGAGTTTGTACCAATCGAATTTCTGAAGCAGGTTCGGGCGATTACGGCTGCATCGGGCACCGCATTGATCTTCGATGAAGTGATTACTGGTTTTAGAACACACCCCGGTGGAGCACAGGCTTTGTTTGGTATTAAAGCAGATCTGGCTTCCTATGGTAAAGTAGTCGGAGCTGGCTTACCAATTGGAGTTATCGCGGGTAAACGCGCCTTTATGGACGCGCTTGATGGTGGTTTCTGGCAATACGGCGATAGCTCAGTTCCCGAAGTTGGGGTCACCTATTTTGCCGGTACATTCGTTCGGCATCCCATGGCATTGGCAGCGGCTAAAGCGTCTCTGCACTACATGAAAGAGAAGGGGCCTTCATTACAACAGGAACTTACCCAGAAAACCAGGCGCCTTGCCGATGCGTTGAATGTAATCATCGATCGTCAGCAGATTCCACTCGTCGTGGCGCAGTTTGGCTCACTCTGGAAAATAAAATTTAAGGAAGAGATTCCTTATGGAGAACTGCTGTTCACGCTAATGCGCGAAAAAGGCATTCATATCTGGGATGGCTTCCCCTGCTTTCTGTCTGAAGCGCATACAGATGAAGAAATAAATACCATAATTGATCGATTCTCCAGAAGTATAAATGAATTAATTGACGCTGGTTTTTTAGACGCTACCCCGACATTAGCGACTAGAGTGCAGATGGCCGGGGTGGCACTTGCTGGCGATTTACCACCGGTTCAGGGAGCCCGGCTAGGTCGCGATCAGCTCGGAAATCCGGCCTGGTTTATACCGAATCCGGAGCGTCCAGGTAAATATCTACAAGTCAAGTTAAATGAGATTTGA